The proteins below are encoded in one region of Sulfolobus islandicus Y.N.15.51:
- a CDS encoding 3-isopropylmalate dehydratase small subunit yields the protein MIIEGPVIKFGDKIDTDIIIPARYLKYTDPQYLAQHVMEPLDPEFYKKASKGVIIVAGKVFGMGSSREQAAIALKAAGVKAVVAESFARIFYRNAINNGLPVITLPNSTKEIDENSYVKIDVETGEILVGNKVLKGKGITEMALEILQAGGIMEYLKKMQTVNRN from the coding sequence ATGATAATAGAAGGTCCAGTAATTAAGTTTGGTGATAAAATAGATACTGATATAATAATTCCAGCTAGGTACTTAAAATATACTGACCCACAGTATTTAGCACAGCACGTTATGGAACCATTAGACCCAGAGTTTTACAAGAAGGCATCAAAGGGTGTTATAATAGTTGCGGGTAAAGTATTTGGAATGGGATCCTCAAGAGAACAAGCTGCCATAGCCCTAAAGGCTGCTGGAGTTAAGGCAGTAGTTGCTGAGTCATTCGCTAGAATATTCTATAGGAATGCGATAAATAATGGTTTACCAGTCATAACGTTACCTAATTCCACGAAGGAGATAGATGAAAACAGTTACGTCAAAATTGACGTGGAGACTGGTGAAATCTTGGTTGGTAATAAGGTGCTTAAGGGAAAGGGCATAACAGAGATGGCACTAGAGATTCTACAAGCTGGAGGAATAATGGAATATCTAAAGAAGATGCAGACAGTAAACCGAAACTAA
- a CDS encoding 3-isopropylmalate dehydratase large subunit → MSAKTLTEKILSRASGKDVSPGDVIEAKVDLVAFHDLTGYHVIEVMEKANMIKVFDKSKLVIAFDHLAPPPDVRSAEIQGYIRKFVKSEGIPNFYDINYGILHEVMIEQYANPGQVILAADSHTTTSGAVGAFAQGMGASDIAAALITGKTWLVVPQPFKVVLEGKPAKWITGKDVALKLLGDFKADYFNGMTLEIFVKDPLSFPMDYRATVSNMGIEMNADALMFIPDQETKRYIKEMRGYEPELVTPDNGAKYVDEYTIQLDEMEPLVAAPHSVDNVKVVNELEGTPVDQVYIGSCTNGRLSDFEIAAKIMKGKKVKSRCIAIPASYRMFKEALERGYIQTLVDAGCIVTYGTCGPCLGGHFGIAGPGENIVSTSSRNFKGRMGSNEAKVYLSGPAVAAISALEGKITDPRVI, encoded by the coding sequence ATGTCGGCAAAAACGTTAACTGAGAAAATTTTAAGCAGAGCATCGGGAAAGGATGTCTCGCCTGGAGACGTTATAGAGGCTAAAGTAGACTTAGTAGCATTTCATGACTTAACTGGTTATCACGTGATTGAGGTAATGGAAAAGGCTAACATGATTAAAGTTTTCGATAAAAGTAAATTAGTAATAGCTTTTGATCATTTAGCTCCACCTCCAGATGTAAGGAGTGCAGAAATTCAAGGCTATATAAGAAAGTTCGTGAAATCGGAAGGTATTCCTAATTTTTATGATATAAATTACGGAATTTTACATGAAGTCATGATAGAGCAATACGCCAACCCTGGACAAGTTATTTTAGCAGCTGATAGTCACACAACCACATCCGGTGCTGTAGGAGCATTTGCTCAAGGTATGGGAGCTAGTGATATTGCAGCCGCTTTAATAACTGGTAAAACTTGGCTAGTAGTGCCACAACCATTTAAAGTAGTTTTAGAAGGAAAACCTGCTAAATGGATAACTGGAAAGGACGTTGCACTAAAATTGCTAGGAGACTTTAAGGCAGATTACTTTAATGGAATGACGTTAGAAATCTTCGTCAAGGATCCGTTAAGTTTTCCAATGGATTATAGGGCAACAGTATCAAATATGGGAATTGAAATGAATGCTGATGCATTAATGTTCATACCAGATCAAGAGACTAAGAGATACATCAAAGAGATGAGAGGATACGAACCAGAACTTGTTACACCAGATAACGGCGCTAAATACGTTGATGAATACACTATTCAACTAGACGAAATGGAACCACTAGTTGCTGCTCCGCATAGTGTAGATAATGTTAAGGTCGTAAATGAGTTAGAAGGTACTCCAGTAGATCAAGTTTACATAGGCTCTTGTACAAATGGTAGGTTGAGCGATTTCGAAATAGCTGCTAAAATAATGAAAGGAAAGAAGGTCAAGAGTAGGTGCATCGCCATCCCTGCGTCTTACAGAATGTTTAAGGAGGCTTTAGAAAGAGGTTATATACAAACATTAGTTGATGCTGGTTGTATTGTAACGTATGGAACTTGTGGACCATGCCTAGGTGGTCATTTCGGTATAGCTGGTCCAGGTGAGAATATTGTATCAACAAGTTCCAGAAACTTTAAAGGGAGAATGGGAAGTAATGAGGCTAAAGTTTACTTATCTGGTCCCGCTGTTGCTGCAATTAGCGCATTAGAAGGTAAGATTACAGATCCCAGGGTGATCTGA
- a CDS encoding acetyl-CoA carboxylase biotin carboxylase subunit — protein sequence MPPFNKVLVANRGEIAIRVMKAVKEMGMKAVAVYSDADKYSPHVKYADEAYWIGPPPALESYLNIERIIDAAEKAHADAVHPGYGFLSENASFVEAVEKAGMVFIGPSASVMNRIKDKLEGKMIARKAGVPTSPGPLTPIENVDEALKIAGEIGYPIMLKAAGGGAGVGIIKVDNPSELAEAFERSKRLAYSAFGRAEIYIEKAAIKPKHIETQLIGDKYGNYVVSFERECTIQRRNQKLIEEAPSPSIKEEERKEIIEASIRFGKEINYFTLGTMEFVFSPVTREFYFLEINKRVQVEHTVTEFITGIDLVKLQIRLAAGEYLPFSQEDLKIRGHAIQFRINAEDPLNNFTPQSGYITYYKEPTGPGVRVDSGIELGSWVPPYYDPLVSKLIVYGQSRDYAIQVGLRALNDYKIGGVKTTIPLYKLILQDPDFWEGNFTTAYISEKAEYFTTKLKEEQEIQIAIAISIYNRGLMKKKKTEQKVPISTSNGKSNWKTYGIIFQSSPRVLW from the coding sequence ATGCCACCCTTTAATAAAGTTCTCGTAGCCAACAGAGGAGAAATTGCCATAAGGGTTATGAAAGCCGTAAAAGAAATGGGAATGAAGGCAGTTGCTGTATATTCTGATGCTGATAAATATTCCCCCCACGTTAAATATGCAGATGAAGCTTATTGGATAGGGCCACCTCCAGCTTTAGAAAGTTACTTGAATATTGAAAGAATTATCGATGCGGCAGAAAAGGCTCATGCAGATGCTGTACATCCCGGTTATGGGTTCCTTTCCGAAAACGCGTCTTTTGTAGAAGCTGTTGAAAAAGCTGGAATGGTTTTCATAGGACCTTCTGCTTCTGTAATGAATAGAATCAAGGACAAATTGGAAGGAAAGATGATAGCTAGAAAGGCTGGTGTCCCCACGTCCCCTGGACCTTTAACACCAATTGAAAATGTAGATGAGGCGTTAAAGATAGCTGGAGAAATAGGATATCCCATAATGTTGAAGGCTGCGGGAGGTGGAGCAGGAGTGGGTATTATAAAGGTTGATAATCCTAGTGAACTAGCTGAGGCTTTTGAAAGAAGCAAAAGATTAGCGTACTCTGCCTTTGGCAGGGCAGAAATTTACATAGAAAAGGCTGCTATAAAACCAAAACACATTGAAACGCAATTGATAGGAGATAAGTATGGAAATTACGTAGTCTCCTTTGAAAGAGAATGCACAATTCAAAGAAGGAACCAAAAGTTAATCGAAGAAGCCCCCTCTCCATCCATTAAAGAAGAGGAAAGAAAGGAGATTATTGAGGCGTCAATAAGATTTGGGAAAGAAATTAACTACTTTACCTTAGGTACCATGGAGTTCGTGTTCTCACCAGTTACTCGTGAATTTTACTTCTTAGAAATTAATAAAAGAGTTCAAGTAGAGCACACAGTCACTGAGTTCATAACTGGAATAGACTTAGTCAAATTACAGATAAGACTAGCTGCTGGTGAATATTTACCTTTTTCTCAAGAAGACTTGAAAATAAGAGGACATGCAATACAGTTTAGAATTAACGCTGAGGACCCATTAAATAACTTCACGCCTCAATCCGGATACATAACCTATTATAAGGAACCAACTGGTCCCGGTGTGAGAGTGGATAGCGGTATAGAACTTGGTTCATGGGTTCCACCATATTATGATCCCCTTGTTTCCAAGTTAATTGTTTATGGACAAAGTAGAGACTACGCGATTCAAGTCGGACTAAGGGCTCTAAACGATTATAAAATAGGAGGAGTTAAAACTACAATTCCATTATATAAGTTGATCTTGCAAGATCCAGACTTCTGGGAAGGTAATTTCACTACTGCATATATATCTGAGAAAGCAGAGTACTTTACGACCAAATTAAAAGAAGAACAAGAGATACAAATTGCAATAGCCATTTCGATTTATAATAGGGGATTGATGAAGAAGAAAAAAACTGAACAGAAAGTACCCATCTCAACTAGTAATGGTAAAAGTAATTGGAAAACTTATGGTATCATATTCCAATCCTCTCCAAGGGTGTTGTGGTAA
- a CDS encoding acyl-CoA carboxylase subunit beta, whose product MALYEKPSMDKLIEDLKILKEKVYKGGGEEKINFQHGKGKLTARERLNQLFDEGKFNEILTFATTRATEFGLDKNRFYGDGVIAGWGKIDGRQVFAYAQDFTILGGSLGETHANKIVRAYELALKVGAPVIGINDSGGARIQEGALSLEGYGAVFKMNVMASGVIPQITIMAGPAAGGAVYSPALTDFLIMIKGDAYYMFVTGPEITKVSIGEEVSYQDLGGAIIHATKSGVVHFVAVNEQDAINITKRLLSYLPSNNMEEPPYVDTGDPADRAVQSAESIVPTDSVKPFDIRDLIYNIVDNSEFLEVHKLWAQNITVGFGRINGNVVGIVANNSAYYGGAIDIDAADKAARFIRFCDAFNIPVISLVDTPGYVPGTDQEYKGIIRHGAKMLYAFAEATVPKITVIVRRSYGGAHIAMSIKSLGADLVYAWPSAEIAVTGPEGAVRILYRREIQSAQNPEELLKQKITEYKKLFANPYWAAEKGLIDDVIEPKDTRKVIARGLEMLRNKREFRYPKKHGNIPL is encoded by the coding sequence ATGGCTCTATATGAAAAACCTTCAATGGATAAATTAATTGAAGATTTGAAAATATTAAAGGAAAAGGTATATAAGGGTGGAGGAGAAGAGAAGATAAACTTCCAGCATGGTAAAGGTAAACTAACGGCAAGGGAGAGATTAAATCAGCTGTTCGATGAAGGAAAGTTCAATGAAATATTGACTTTTGCCACTACTAGAGCAACTGAATTTGGGTTGGATAAGAATAGGTTTTACGGAGATGGAGTAATAGCTGGATGGGGAAAAATTGATGGTAGACAAGTTTTCGCCTATGCTCAAGACTTTACGATACTCGGAGGAAGCCTAGGAGAAACACACGCAAATAAGATAGTTAGAGCTTATGAGCTAGCCCTAAAAGTTGGTGCTCCAGTAATAGGAATAAACGATTCTGGTGGAGCAAGAATACAAGAGGGTGCACTATCGCTAGAAGGATATGGTGCAGTGTTTAAGATGAACGTAATGGCTTCTGGAGTAATTCCACAAATTACCATTATGGCAGGACCGGCAGCTGGAGGTGCAGTCTACTCTCCTGCTCTTACTGACTTCTTAATAATGATAAAAGGAGACGCATATTACATGTTTGTAACCGGACCAGAGATTACTAAAGTGTCAATAGGCGAAGAAGTGAGTTATCAAGACCTAGGTGGTGCAATAATACACGCAACAAAATCTGGAGTAGTTCACTTTGTGGCTGTAAATGAACAAGATGCAATAAACATAACTAAGAGGTTATTGTCTTACTTGCCTTCAAACAATATGGAAGAACCTCCATATGTTGATACCGGTGATCCTGCTGATAGGGCAGTGCAGAGTGCTGAATCGATTGTACCTACAGACTCAGTAAAACCATTTGATATAAGGGACTTAATATACAATATAGTTGACAATAGCGAATTCCTGGAAGTTCACAAATTGTGGGCACAAAATATTACTGTGGGATTTGGAAGGATAAATGGGAACGTTGTGGGAATTGTCGCAAATAATTCAGCATATTATGGAGGAGCAATAGATATTGACGCTGCGGATAAGGCTGCTAGATTTATCAGATTCTGCGATGCGTTCAATATACCGGTAATAAGCTTAGTTGACACTCCAGGATATGTTCCAGGGACGGACCAAGAGTATAAAGGGATAATAAGGCATGGTGCTAAAATGTTATACGCATTCGCTGAGGCCACAGTACCAAAAATTACGGTTATTGTAAGAAGGTCTTATGGTGGTGCTCATATTGCAATGAGCATTAAAAGTTTAGGTGCTGATTTAGTTTATGCTTGGCCTTCTGCGGAGATAGCTGTAACTGGTCCAGAAGGTGCAGTTAGAATATTATATAGAAGGGAAATACAAAGTGCTCAAAATCCAGAGGAACTCTTGAAACAAAAAATTACAGAATACAAGAAATTGTTCGCTAATCCTTATTGGGCAGCTGAGAAAGGTTTAATAGATGACGTCATTGAGCCTAAGGACACCAGAAAGGTAATAGCTAGAGGATTAGAAATGTTAAGAAATAAGAGGGAATTCAGATACCCCAAGAAACATGGCAACATACCTCTCTGA
- a CDS encoding ribbon-helix-helix domain-containing protein, with amino-acid sequence MFMYLYHILFMIHMTTLKKVDDQTFELEITGTVTISFKLENEFIKEVDNVARNLGYTNRSDFIRDAIIYYLGYLKRNGNHNNNLNAEHY; translated from the coding sequence ATGTTTATGTACTTATATCATATACTATTTATGATTCACATGACGACTTTGAAAAAGGTGGATGATCAAACATTTGAGTTAGAAATTACTGGGACTGTGACGATATCTTTTAAATTGGAGAACGAATTTATAAAAGAAGTTGATAATGTTGCAAGGAATTTAGGATATACTAACAGAAGCGATTTTATAAGAGATGCTATAATCTACTATTTAGGGTATCTGAAAAGAAATGGCAATCACAATAATAATCTCAATGCAGAACATTATTGA
- a CDS encoding ABC transporter permease subunit: MNEILLIFLASLASLGRVFLTIGLSIITGWFLGYIAIKSKAFENIYISVVEIFESVPVISFFPVVLIFFVYRIGGYIGIELAVDFLVFTAVVWNIWIGIYQAFKTVPSDLLEVSENYRLGFLGKMAKLYIPYSWPRIAANLIPSFADAIFYITVSEVFSIGSSSYHVFGIGTLIGEFTASQEYTLALDGLGILAIPIIIFTYLLRRFANYTVSKYGLDTEIKVTKRGRMRIRYATRMSNTIAPFVKLSKYVTRIGSRSASSEEETRRNLPWRYLGIGISVLLLGLLVYGAFSTISSVPKSVWLYLISTTPNVLFNLLIDYIRVLFIAIVSLVFSIFLGYFIATRERVEKVLIPAIQTYASFPAPAYFPLLFTATISFIHTVFGSWTDEFYVILLGFISTFYYVFYSYWLGIKNVPNQYWEIMKNYNFSFWHKLRYVIIPSTFPYIISGLSSTINSAWGGLAIGEYWEISNSYTLQVSHGIMKSIAVATANGNIPLAAWDSLIFGIVVMIYSIFFTRKMMDLAREKYVAEEGIYLP; encoded by the coding sequence ATGAATGAGATTTTGCTGATATTTTTGGCCTCTCTAGCATCATTAGGTAGGGTTTTTCTTACAATAGGATTGTCAATAATTACCGGGTGGTTTCTAGGGTATATAGCAATAAAAAGTAAGGCGTTTGAAAATATCTATATTTCAGTTGTAGAAATTTTCGAATCAGTTCCAGTTATTTCATTCTTTCCAGTTGTTCTAATATTCTTTGTATATAGGATAGGTGGATATATCGGTATAGAATTAGCCGTGGATTTTCTAGTTTTCACTGCTGTAGTATGGAATATATGGATAGGGATATATCAGGCTTTCAAGACTGTTCCGAGCGACCTTTTAGAAGTTAGTGAAAACTATAGATTAGGCTTTCTAGGTAAAATGGCAAAACTATATATCCCTTATTCATGGCCTAGAATAGCAGCTAACCTTATACCCAGTTTCGCTGACGCGATCTTCTATATTACCGTTAGTGAGGTTTTCTCCATAGGCAGTTCTAGTTACCACGTATTTGGTATAGGTACATTAATTGGGGAGTTTACTGCATCGCAAGAGTATACTCTAGCCTTAGATGGATTAGGAATTCTTGCAATTCCTATAATTATATTTACATATTTATTAAGAAGATTTGCCAACTATACAGTGTCCAAATATGGGTTAGACACTGAAATAAAAGTAACCAAAAGAGGTAGAATGAGAATAAGATATGCCACGAGAATGTCAAACACAATAGCTCCTTTTGTCAAGTTATCTAAATATGTAACGAGAATTGGAAGCAGAAGCGCAAGTAGCGAAGAGGAGACTAGAAGGAACTTACCTTGGAGATATTTGGGCATTGGAATCTCGGTACTTTTATTGGGATTATTAGTTTATGGGGCTTTCTCTACAATTTCCTCAGTACCTAAATCGGTATGGCTTTACTTAATCTCAACCACTCCCAACGTTCTTTTCAACCTTTTGATAGACTACATAAGAGTTCTTTTCATTGCAATTGTTAGTCTAGTATTCTCAATATTTCTAGGATATTTCATCGCAACTCGTGAAAGAGTAGAAAAAGTATTAATCCCGGCAATACAAACATATGCGTCTTTTCCAGCTCCGGCCTACTTTCCATTACTTTTTACAGCTACCATTAGTTTTATTCATACTGTATTTGGAAGTTGGACTGATGAATTTTACGTAATACTTTTAGGTTTCATATCAACTTTCTATTACGTTTTCTATAGTTATTGGCTTGGGATAAAGAACGTGCCTAATCAATACTGGGAGATAATGAAAAACTATAACTTCTCCTTCTGGCATAAGTTAAGATATGTAATTATACCTTCAACATTTCCATATATAATTTCAGGACTTTCCAGCACGATAAATAGTGCATGGGGAGGTTTGGCAATAGGAGAATATTGGGAAATTTCAAACAGTTACACATTGCAAGTCAGCCATGGTATTATGAAGAGTATTGCAGTAGCTACTGCAAATGGAAATATCCCTCTTGCAGCATGGGACTCGTTAATATTTGGAATAGTAGTAATGATTTACTCAATATTTTTCACGAGGAAGATGATGGATTTGGCAAGAGAGAAATATGTGGCAGAGGAAGGAATTTATTTACCATGA
- a CDS encoding acetyl-CoA carboxylase biotin carboxyl carrier protein subunit gives MRLFRLYSELGDMYLVSYEQSNNSLDKIKIGDKNYEVKYLGSGNRENEYLFEINGKKYYVFIESDGTLIFNHQDFLRLDKVTEIPIKGEERVEEIIRGKEGEIVSPLFGRVVKIRVKEGDAVNKGKPLLSIEAMKAETVISSPIGGIVQKILIKEGQGVKKGDILVVIK, from the coding sequence ATGAGATTATTTAGACTTTATAGCGAATTGGGAGATATGTATTTAGTATCTTATGAACAGAGCAACAACAGTCTTGATAAAATAAAAATAGGAGATAAAAATTATGAGGTAAAATATCTAGGATCAGGCAATAGGGAAAATGAGTATTTATTTGAGATTAATGGGAAAAAATATTATGTTTTCATAGAGTCTGATGGTACTTTGATATTTAACCATCAGGATTTCTTAAGGTTAGATAAGGTAACTGAAATTCCCATAAAAGGAGAAGAAAGAGTTGAGGAAATAATTAGAGGAAAGGAAGGAGAAATTGTATCTCCATTATTTGGAAGGGTAGTTAAGATTAGAGTAAAGGAAGGGGATGCAGTAAATAAGGGTAAACCTTTGTTATCCATTGAGGCAATGAAGGCAGAAACGGTAATCTCATCGCCAATAGGTGGGATCGTGCAAAAAATTCTGATCAAGGAAGGACAAGGTGTAAAGAAGGGAGATATTTTAGTTGTTATAAAATAG
- a CDS encoding ABC transporter ATP-binding protein, with the protein MYTKDRELIAIVGPSGIGKSTLLRVLGGFVKPLKGEIRLLGKKVTSPTPKIALIHQSIATFPWLTALENVKLGLKYRKLPKEEEDRLAKHMLEVVGLQGFEDFYPKQMSGGMRQRIAIARALAANPLVLLMDEPFSHLDELTAEGLRQEVHSMLFYESTTLHSVVLVSHSLSEVVELADRVYVLNGRPATVIGEVEIKLERPRNPKDESFQEYLDILYALLTPVKKGGNNNE; encoded by the coding sequence ATGTATACTAAGGATAGGGAGCTTATAGCTATAGTAGGTCCGTCTGGGATTGGTAAATCAACACTCCTAAGAGTATTAGGGGGATTCGTAAAACCACTTAAGGGGGAAATTAGATTATTAGGAAAAAAGGTAACTAGCCCAACGCCAAAAATTGCACTAATACACCAGTCAATAGCCACTTTTCCTTGGTTAACTGCGTTGGAAAATGTTAAACTAGGCTTAAAATATAGGAAATTACCCAAAGAAGAAGAAGACAGATTAGCTAAGCATATGCTAGAAGTAGTAGGGCTTCAAGGTTTTGAGGACTTTTATCCAAAACAAATGAGTGGAGGAATGAGACAAAGAATAGCAATAGCTAGGGCTTTAGCTGCTAATCCATTAGTGCTTTTAATGGATGAACCGTTTTCACACTTAGACGAATTAACTGCAGAGGGTTTAAGGCAAGAAGTACATTCAATGCTATTTTATGAATCTACTACACTCCATAGCGTAGTTTTAGTATCTCATAGTTTGAGCGAAGTAGTGGAATTAGCTGATAGAGTTTATGTTTTGAACGGAAGACCAGCTACAGTAATTGGAGAAGTAGAAATAAAACTGGAAAGACCAAGAAATCCAAAGGATGAAAGTTTTCAAGAGTATTTAGATATACTTTATGCGCTCTTAACCCCAGTAAAGAAGGGAGGGAATAATAATGAATGA
- the hel308 gene encoding ATP-dependent DNA helicase Hel308 — translation MSLELEWMSIDDLKLPSNVIDIIKNRGIKKLNPPQTEAVKKGLLDGNRLLLTSPTGSGKTLIAEMGIISFLLKNGGKAIYVTPLRALTNEKYLTFKDWESIGFKVAMTSGDYDTDDAWLKNYDIIITTYEKLDSLWRHRPDWLNEANYFVLDELHYLNDPERGPVVESVTIRAKRRNLLALSATISNYKQIAKWLGAESVATNWRPVPLMEGVMYPERKKKEYTILFRDNTARKVHGDDAIIAYTLDSLSKNGQVLVFRNSRKMAESTALKIANYMNFVSLDEKAISEILKQLDDIEEGGSDEKELLKSLISKGVAYHHAGLSKALRDIIEESFRKRKIKVIVATPTLAAGINLPARTVIIGDIYRFNRKIVGYYDEIPVMEYKQMSGRAGRPGFDQIGESIIVVRDKEDVDRVFKKYILSDVEPIESKLGSERAFYTFLLGILSAEGSLSEKQLEAFAYESLLAKSVVDVYFDRAIRWLSEHSFIREENNTFTLTNFGKRVADLYINPFTADIIRKGLEGYKASCEIAYLHLLAFTPDGPLVSVGRNEEEELIELLEDLECELLVEEPYEEDEYSLYLNALKVALIMKDWIDEVDEDTILGKYNIGSGDLRNIVETMDWLTYSAYHLSKELRLDDHSDKLRILNLRVTDGVKEELLELVQIGGVGRKRARLLYNNGIKGLGDVVMNPDRVRNLLGQKLGERVVQEAARLLNRFH, via the coding sequence ATGAGTTTAGAATTAGAGTGGATGTCAATAGACGACCTAAAATTACCTAGTAACGTTATTGATATAATAAAAAATAGGGGTATAAAAAAACTTAACCCACCTCAAACTGAAGCGGTAAAAAAAGGTCTATTAGATGGAAATAGACTACTATTGACTTCGCCTACTGGTTCTGGGAAGACATTAATAGCAGAGATGGGAATAATTTCATTTCTTCTAAAAAACGGAGGAAAAGCAATATATGTGACCCCACTTAGGGCTCTTACGAATGAAAAGTATTTAACTTTTAAGGATTGGGAATCGATAGGTTTTAAAGTGGCTATGACTTCAGGTGATTATGATACAGATGATGCTTGGTTGAAGAATTATGATATTATAATCACCACTTATGAAAAGTTAGATTCCCTATGGCGTCATAGACCAGATTGGCTTAATGAGGCTAATTATTTCGTACTGGATGAACTACATTACCTTAACGATCCTGAAAGAGGGCCAGTAGTTGAGAGCGTCACAATAAGGGCTAAAAGGAGAAATCTATTAGCATTGAGTGCTACAATAAGTAACTATAAGCAAATAGCTAAATGGTTAGGAGCAGAATCAGTGGCAACGAATTGGAGACCAGTTCCCCTCATGGAGGGTGTTATGTATCCAGAGAGGAAAAAGAAGGAATATACTATACTTTTCAGAGATAATACTGCCAGGAAGGTTCATGGAGATGACGCCATAATAGCTTATACTCTAGATAGTCTAAGCAAAAATGGACAAGTTTTAGTTTTTAGGAATTCCAGGAAAATGGCAGAAAGCACAGCATTAAAGATTGCAAATTACATGAATTTTGTAAGTTTAGATGAGAAAGCCATATCTGAGATTTTAAAACAATTGGATGATATCGAGGAAGGTGGAAGTGATGAAAAAGAGTTACTAAAATCTCTTATAAGTAAGGGAGTCGCATATCATCACGCTGGACTATCAAAGGCGTTAAGGGATATAATAGAGGAGAGTTTCCGTAAAAGAAAAATAAAGGTGATCGTAGCAACTCCAACCTTGGCAGCTGGCATAAATTTACCTGCTAGAACAGTAATAATAGGAGATATTTATCGATTCAATAGGAAGATAGTTGGATATTACGATGAAATTCCAGTTATGGAATATAAGCAAATGAGCGGAAGAGCTGGTAGACCTGGTTTTGATCAGATTGGCGAGTCAATAATTGTGGTAAGGGATAAGGAAGACGTAGATCGAGTATTTAAGAAATATATACTATCTGATGTTGAACCCATTGAATCTAAACTGGGTAGTGAAAGGGCATTTTACACGTTCTTACTTGGCATACTTTCTGCTGAAGGTAGTCTGAGTGAAAAACAGCTGGAAGCCTTTGCATATGAATCTCTGCTTGCAAAGTCAGTAGTTGACGTTTATTTTGATAGGGCCATAAGGTGGCTATCAGAGCATTCTTTTATCAGAGAGGAAAATAATACGTTTACTTTAACTAATTTTGGAAAGAGGGTTGCTGATCTATATATAAATCCATTTACTGCTGACATCATAAGAAAGGGGCTTGAGGGATATAAGGCTTCGTGTGAAATAGCTTACCTCCATTTACTAGCGTTTACTCCAGATGGACCATTAGTATCAGTTGGAAGGAATGAGGAAGAAGAGCTAATTGAATTGCTGGAAGACCTAGAGTGTGAGCTGTTAGTAGAGGAACCTTATGAGGAAGACGAATATTCCCTTTACTTAAATGCGTTAAAAGTGGCGTTGATAATGAAGGATTGGATAGATGAAGTTGATGAAGATACCATATTGGGTAAATATAACATAGGTTCTGGAGATTTGAGAAATATCGTTGAAACTATGGACTGGTTAACCTATAGTGCTTACCATTTATCTAAAGAGTTAAGGTTAGATGATCACAGCGATAAACTTAGGATCTTGAACTTAAGAGTGACTGATGGTGTAAAGGAAGAGCTATTAGAATTAGTTCAAATAGGTGGTGTAGGTAGGAAGAGAGCTAGATTATTGTACAATAACGGAATTAAAGGACTAGGTGATGTTGTAATGAATCCAGATAGAGTTAGGAACTTGTTAGGCCAAAAGCTAGGTGAGAGAGTTGTCCAAGAGGCTGCAAGATTACTTAATAGATTTCATTAA